A portion of the Phycisphaerales bacterium genome contains these proteins:
- a CDS encoding amidohydrolase family protein, with amino-acid sequence MFKIDLHTHMLPATIPDYAAKFGYGGWVNLTPIAQDDPGQFAGGARMTIDGKFFRDVKPNCLHAEPRLKDMELHNVQVQVVSTVPVMFGYWAKAEDALEVSRYLNDDLAERCRAHPDRFIALGTLPMQDPKLAIQELERCMKDLGMAGIQIGSHIERPGAPDWNLWEPALLDVFAACQDLGAAILVHPWDMMGRDQMGKYWLPWLVGMPAETARAVCAMIFGGVFDRLPDLRVCFAHGGGSFPYTIGRIEHGYNSRPDIVAVDCAQNPWSYLADYGQPARFWVDSAVYSRNALRYLVAMMDERRVALGSDYPFPLGEAKPGAMIDSMYDLTDKTKRQLLSGSALEFLGMDESRFPGLVEERKAARERPATFPAETGK; translated from the coding sequence ATGTTCAAGATCGACCTGCACACGCACATGCTGCCCGCGACCATCCCCGATTACGCCGCCAAGTTCGGGTATGGGGGGTGGGTGAACCTGACGCCGATCGCCCAGGACGACCCCGGCCAATTCGCCGGCGGGGCCCGCATGACCATCGACGGTAAGTTCTTCCGCGACGTCAAGCCCAACTGCCTGCACGCCGAGCCCCGCCTGAAGGACATGGAGCTGCACAACGTGCAGGTGCAGGTGGTCTCGACGGTGCCGGTCATGTTCGGGTATTGGGCCAAGGCCGAGGATGCGCTCGAAGTCTCCAGGTACCTCAACGACGACCTGGCCGAGCGCTGCCGGGCGCACCCGGACCGCTTCATCGCCCTGGGCACGCTGCCGATGCAGGACCCCAAGCTTGCTATTCAAGAGCTCGAGCGGTGCATGAAGGACCTGGGCATGGCGGGCATCCAGATCGGCAGCCATATCGAGCGTCCCGGCGCACCCGACTGGAACCTGTGGGAACCGGCGCTGCTGGACGTGTTCGCCGCGTGCCAGGACCTGGGGGCGGCGATTCTGGTGCACCCGTGGGACATGATGGGCCGCGACCAGATGGGCAAGTACTGGCTGCCGTGGCTGGTTGGCATGCCCGCCGAGACGGCGCGGGCGGTGTGCGCGATGATCTTCGGCGGCGTGTTCGACCGGCTGCCCGACCTGCGGGTGTGCTTCGCGCACGGCGGCGGCTCGTTCCCCTACACGATCGGGCGCATCGAGCACGGGTACAACAGCCGGCCGGACATCGTGGCGGTCGACTGTGCGCAGAACCCGTGGAGCTATCTTGCTGATTACGGCCAGCCGGCCCGGTTCTGGGTCGATTCGGCGGTGTATAGCCGCAACGCCCTGCGGTACCTCGTCGCCATGATGGACGAGCGGCGCGTGGCGCTGGGCAGCGACTATCCGTTCCCGCTGGGCGAAGCGAAACCCGGAGCCATGATCGATTCGATGTACGACCTGACCGACAAGACGAAAAGACAGCTCCTCAGCGGCTCGGCGCT
- a CDS encoding PEP-CTERM sorting domain-containing protein (PEP-CTERM proteins occur, often in large numbers, in the proteomes of bacteria that also encode an exosortase, a predicted intramembrane cysteine proteinase. The presence of a PEP-CTERM domain at a protein's C-terminus predicts cleavage within the sorting domain, followed by covalent anchoring to some some component of the (usually Gram-negative) cell surface. Many PEP-CTERM proteins exhibit an unusual sequence composition that includes large numbers of potential glycosylation sites. Expression of one such protein has been shown restore the ability of a bacterium to form floc, a type of biofilm.): protein MQRITRITTLLALATATPMAFGQLYGWEISVGDPTLGPLGSGFPQSTTITVSAKFDDTVDFAFASGLFDLVGTDPLGPGIAGVNWTANGLLTPFDFSGTSDGVLTTTGAMGVLPGQLHLPLPGGGTVGDSSNPAVVWTIDYTATDFSTDRIMPLETITDPGPKGFWVYTSASGSSSRQISTALLMEGMGEIRIIPAPASLGLLAVAAGTMAVRRRRPR from the coding sequence ATGCAACGAATCACACGCATCACGACCCTGCTCGCCCTCGCCACCGCCACGCCCATGGCCTTCGGCCAGCTCTACGGCTGGGAGATCAGCGTCGGCGATCCCACGCTGGGCCCCCTTGGCAGCGGCTTTCCCCAGTCGACCACCATCACGGTGAGCGCCAAGTTCGACGACACCGTCGACTTCGCCTTCGCCAGCGGCCTGTTCGACCTGGTGGGCACCGACCCGCTGGGCCCGGGCATCGCCGGGGTCAACTGGACGGCCAACGGCCTTCTCACGCCCTTTGACTTCTCGGGCACGTCCGACGGCGTGCTGACGACGACCGGGGCCATGGGCGTGCTGCCCGGCCAGCTTCACTTGCCCCTGCCGGGCGGGGGCACCGTGGGCGATTCGAGCAACCCGGCCGTCGTCTGGACCATCGACTACACCGCCACCGACTTCAGCACCGATCGCATCATGCCGCTGGAGACCATTACCGACCCGGGCCCCAAAGGCTTCTGGGTCTACACGTCCGCGAGTGGCTCCTCGTCGCGGCAGATTTCCACCGCCCTGCTGATGGAGGGCATGGGCGAGATCCGCATCATCCCCGCGCCGGCCTCGCTGGGGCTGCTGGCCGTGGCGGCGGGCACGATGGCCGTGCGTCGCAGGCGCCCGCGGTAA
- a CDS encoding EF-hand domain-containing protein translates to MHLRNARTMTAAATLALGASLAHAQPLSAFGLAHEAVGDAVLRPTADGLLVAGIGSSGQDGVRVGLGEAGFHVVTFEPPPLSTLPEGAFLETTAFGEVDGQTGSPVWSLRSTARGGASQVSVDATRLRPDGLRLVAQLGGQTVSETFVADLDPELVIVDIPRLEGCIIDPVWQMEPEIWAIIGFPTPAELTLLGGRPVQADRVIIATEGMRADVGMLSSTEMRSAGYGQFELLDEALGMFDFEHRVLGEALFDARGGQLTIANIGSSGLDGVSMSWLEQTGPREGFDVEMVALPLRGPDQGLLLEATGRLPGGDLVALGSSSINNGVVTAEFRDIGAQTATLIGLLDGVVVDRREVPAGDRVIVMDEIVVHGCGKQPSLPLPPFPPFPCFIWRFDETLISPIVGPPYRADEVRILASDATVPFEGLESFSMRARGVDQMTILSESFAIDCVADCDGDGQLDFLDFLCFLNQFDAGDPAADCDGDGQLDFLDFLCFLNAFDAGCP, encoded by the coding sequence ATGCATTTGCGAAACGCACGCACCATGACCGCCGCCGCGACGCTCGCGCTGGGGGCGAGCCTCGCCCACGCCCAGCCGCTCTCGGCCTTCGGCCTCGCCCACGAGGCCGTGGGCGACGCCGTGCTGCGGCCCACGGCCGACGGGCTGCTCGTCGCCGGCATCGGCTCGAGCGGCCAGGACGGGGTCCGCGTCGGCCTGGGGGAGGCGGGCTTCCACGTGGTCACCTTCGAGCCCCCGCCCCTGTCAACGCTCCCCGAGGGCGCGTTCCTCGAGACCACCGCCTTCGGCGAGGTCGACGGCCAGACGGGCTCGCCCGTGTGGTCGCTGCGCTCGACGGCGCGCGGCGGCGCGTCGCAGGTCAGCGTCGACGCCACGCGCCTGCGGCCCGACGGCCTGCGGCTGGTCGCCCAATTGGGTGGCCAGACCGTCAGCGAGACCTTCGTGGCCGACCTGGACCCGGAGCTGGTCATCGTCGACATCCCCCGGCTGGAAGGCTGCATCATCGACCCGGTCTGGCAGATGGAGCCGGAGATCTGGGCCATCATCGGCTTCCCCACGCCGGCCGAGCTCACGCTGCTCGGCGGCCGGCCCGTGCAGGCCGACCGGGTCATCATCGCCACCGAAGGCATGCGGGCCGACGTGGGCATGCTCTCGAGCACCGAGATGCGGAGCGCCGGATACGGGCAGTTCGAGCTGCTGGACGAGGCCCTGGGCATGTTCGACTTCGAGCACCGCGTGCTGGGCGAGGCGCTCTTCGACGCCCGCGGCGGCCAGCTCACCATCGCCAACATCGGCTCGAGCGGTCTGGACGGCGTCAGCATGAGCTGGCTCGAACAGACCGGCCCCCGCGAGGGCTTCGACGTCGAGATGGTCGCCCTCCCGCTGCGCGGGCCCGACCAGGGCCTGCTGCTCGAGGCCACCGGCCGCCTGCCGGGCGGCGACCTGGTCGCGCTGGGCAGCTCGAGCATCAACAACGGCGTGGTCACCGCCGAGTTCCGCGACATCGGCGCCCAGACGGCCACGCTCATCGGCCTGCTGGACGGCGTCGTGGTCGACCGCCGCGAGGTGCCCGCCGGCGACCGCGTGATCGTGATGGACGAGATCGTCGTGCATGGCTGCGGCAAGCAGCCCTCGCTGCCCCTGCCCCCCTTCCCGCCCTTCCCCTGCTTCATCTGGCGCTTCGACGAGACGCTCATCTCGCCCATCGTCGGCCCGCCCTACCGCGCCGACGAGGTCCGCATCCTGGCCTCTGATGCCACCGTGCCCTTCGAGGGTCTCGAGAGCTTCAGCATGCGCGCCAGGGGCGTCGACCAGATGACCATCCTCAGCGAGTCGTTCGCCATCGACTGCGTGGCCGACTGCGACGGCGACGGCCAGTTGGACTTCCTGGACTTCCTGTGCTTCCTCAACCAGTTCGACGCGGGCGATCCGGCGGCCGACTGCGACGGCGATGGCCAGCTGGACTTCCTGGACTTCCTGTGCTTCCTCAACGCGTTCGACGCCGGGTGCCCGTAA
- a CDS encoding GC-type dockerin domain-anchored protein has protein sequence MGARTKELDPMNPMTHKTLKTHMTRTTRKTQTLLAARPLALALLAGAAIATGAPGATAQDGGLSVRLDEPVISAGQAVGVGVHGHVSADMYALASVGFDVWAAAPQWEAASSGAMVGAVVLGASYAQAHDPAAGVLADPANPIAIWSGTWRPDVAGPAFLPVHALPGDFWVYPSDLTASSAPVSTPTGGTDWLMVDPIVVPGLGFVAPGQGTRIDVLPGGSIVAEGGGGTTTAALLLPAVQAAREAARRAQIHSDKSTPKLCESILTGTVHDKAETQITYTKVPGAELYEIDVQSDLDLSAILLCLIGPDGELICQSVVDTPVFFGRVPECLSFAIESDHATGVDKLVMTTCDDEPLYVEIPRVFEGFTREPVELRLHAGYLTVGDIKGESLEVHGEDGGVAPSLTIEYGLPCAADFDGDGTLTIFDFLAFQNAFDAGLPSADFDGDGRLSLFDFLAFQNAFDAGCP, from the coding sequence ATGGGCGCACGCACGAAGGAACTGGATCCCATGAACCCGATGACCCACAAGACTCTGAAGACTCATATGACTCGCACGACTCGCAAGACCCAAACCCTCCTTGCCGCCCGCCCGCTCGCCCTCGCGCTGCTGGCCGGGGCGGCCATCGCCACCGGCGCCCCCGGCGCTACCGCCCAGGACGGCGGGTTGTCCGTCCGCCTGGACGAGCCGGTGATCTCGGCCGGCCAGGCCGTGGGCGTGGGCGTGCACGGCCACGTCTCGGCCGACATGTACGCCCTGGCGTCGGTCGGCTTCGACGTCTGGGCGGCCGCACCGCAGTGGGAGGCGGCCAGCAGCGGGGCGATGGTGGGCGCGGTGGTGCTGGGCGCGAGCTACGCCCAGGCCCACGACCCGGCCGCGGGCGTGCTGGCCGATCCGGCCAACCCCATCGCCATCTGGAGCGGCACGTGGCGGCCCGACGTCGCCGGCCCGGCCTTCCTGCCCGTGCACGCGCTGCCGGGGGACTTCTGGGTGTACCCCAGCGACCTGACGGCGTCGTCCGCGCCGGTGTCGACCCCCACGGGCGGCACCGATTGGCTGATGGTCGATCCGATCGTCGTCCCCGGCCTGGGCTTCGTGGCGCCCGGCCAGGGCACGCGCATCGACGTCCTGCCCGGCGGGAGCATTGTGGCCGAAGGCGGGGGCGGGACGACCACGGCCGCCCTGCTGCTGCCCGCCGTGCAGGCCGCCCGCGAGGCCGCCCGCCGCGCCCAGATCCACAGCGACAAGTCGACGCCCAAGCTGTGCGAGTCGATCCTGACCGGCACGGTGCACGACAAGGCCGAGACCCAGATCACCTACACCAAGGTGCCCGGCGCCGAGCTGTACGAGATCGACGTGCAGAGCGACCTGGACCTCAGCGCCATCCTGCTGTGCCTGATCGGCCCCGATGGCGAGCTGATCTGCCAGAGCGTCGTGGACACGCCGGTCTTCTTCGGCCGCGTGCCCGAGTGCCTGAGCTTCGCCATCGAATCCGATCACGCGACCGGCGTCGATAAACTGGTGATGACCACCTGCGACGACGAGCCCCTGTATGTCGAGATCCCCCGCGTCTTCGAGGGATTCACCCGCGAGCCCGTGGAGCTGCGCCTGCACGCGGGCTACCTCACCGTCGGCGACATCAAGGGCGAGTCCCTGGAGGTCCACGGCGAGGACGGCGGCGTCGCCCCGAGCCTGACCATCGAGTACGGCCTGCCCTGCGCCGCTGACTTCGACGGCGACGGTACGCTGACGATCTTCGACTTCCTTGCGTTCCAGAACGCCTTCGACGCGGGCCTGCCCAGCGCCGACTTCGACGGCGACGGCCGGCTGAGCCTGTTCGACTTCCTGGCCTTCCAGAACGCCTTCGACGCGGGCTGCCCGTAA
- a CDS encoding tetratricopeptide repeat protein has product MADDVRQLVGAGRYAEAKRLLLEAFREDPGDYETLFQLGFVCQTMKEYAAAEAYFRKALAVQPRAHSAMHNLGLCLEAQGDTANARECYANALKLKPDYAAARDRLDAVGGSSTPTNPGPARPTGRERRALKKRARRERYYRRMQRRLDRRLHPLRVAIKWIIFVPLFLLFVAFMVWGWQKMSQMRSTSPQQGAPSFPDVTPQKSAVSPIQQSPGGP; this is encoded by the coding sequence ATGGCAGACGACGTCCGCCAGCTCGTGGGGGCGGGCCGCTACGCGGAGGCGAAGCGGCTACTGCTCGAAGCGTTCCGGGAGGACCCGGGCGACTACGAAACGCTGTTCCAGCTCGGCTTCGTGTGCCAGACGATGAAGGAATATGCGGCGGCCGAGGCGTACTTCCGCAAAGCCCTCGCTGTCCAACCCAGAGCGCACTCGGCCATGCACAACCTTGGCCTGTGCCTCGAGGCCCAGGGCGACACGGCCAATGCTCGCGAGTGCTATGCAAACGCACTCAAGCTAAAACCTGATTACGCCGCGGCCCGCGATCGGCTGGACGCCGTTGGCGGATCATCGACTCCGACGAACCCAGGACCGGCACGGCCCACGGGCCGCGAACGACGTGCGCTGAAGAAGCGTGCGCGGCGCGAACGCTACTACCGCCGCATGCAGCGCCGGCTCGATCGACGGCTGCACCCCCTGCGCGTGGCCATCAAGTGGATCATCTTCGTGCCGCTGTTCTTGTTGTTCGTGGCGTTCATGGTGTGGGGCTGGCAGAAGATGTCACAAATGCGCTCAACGTCTCCGCAGCAAGGCGCGCCTTCGTTCCCGGATGTTACACCGCAGAAATCAGCGGTATCACCGATCCAACAATCGCCCGGAGGCCCGTGA
- a CDS encoding SpoIIE family protein phosphatase, whose product MLGRVSIRILLPLLMGLPVAVAALVLVGLWSGNARESARTLNAAEMAQIHARINERLRTLLSMPARATGFQREGIHSGRLDAGDPRSWHDQLFDLTRAMDMISGVTWGNADGHAAWVYRYPGKPYPELAISDEQTARDGALWIEEFSLDESGATIERIGGYAYDPRTRPWYAGAVEAGGPTFLEPYAWVNGDGQATTLGLPFVEPVFDREGSEDSSELLGVLAAEFSLQDLSDFLRTLRVGTAGFVLVLDANGRLIAHSLPTGDVPAAVEVEGVPTVPVAASMDDPRVREMAGVVDAALSAGADGRAVVPVEGEPMLVRVSAFGGLPGLDWRIITAVPEAELLAPVAAARASSHRATLIAVLATILLGLGVGLAATVPVRRLVREIRRVGQGELDERVRPEPSSELRQIAEAVNAMAEDLRDRVRVRESLLVAMEVQKNLLPQEPPTVTGLDIAGHSTYCDETGGDYYDYLDVQPLAGGQGDGQARVALAIGDVMGHGVAAAMLMATARGILRSRCDEPASLGELLTHLNELLVGDTGGKRFMTMLLVVLDGETGEMDWASAGHDPPIVYLAKQDRFAQFDGGGIPLGLFAGQAYETDTEGPFAAGDVVVLSTDGLWEARTIEGEFYGKERLERVIRENAGKTAEKIAAAIRTDHIAACGEASQDDDITFVVAKMGPSVPGVTR is encoded by the coding sequence ATGCTCGGCCGCGTCTCGATCCGCATCCTGCTGCCGCTGCTCATGGGCCTGCCCGTGGCCGTGGCCGCGCTCGTGCTGGTTGGGCTGTGGAGCGGCAACGCCCGAGAGAGCGCCCGCACGCTCAACGCGGCGGAGATGGCCCAGATCCACGCGCGCATCAACGAGCGATTGCGCACGCTGCTGAGCATGCCCGCGCGGGCCACGGGCTTCCAGCGCGAGGGCATCCACTCGGGCCGCCTGGACGCGGGCGACCCCAGGAGCTGGCACGACCAGCTCTTCGACCTGACCCGCGCCATGGACATGATCAGCGGCGTCACCTGGGGGAACGCGGACGGCCACGCCGCGTGGGTCTACCGCTACCCCGGCAAGCCTTACCCCGAGCTGGCCATATCCGACGAACAGACGGCCCGGGACGGCGCGCTGTGGATCGAGGAATTCTCGCTCGACGAATCGGGCGCGACCATCGAACGGATCGGCGGGTACGCCTACGACCCGCGCACCCGGCCGTGGTACGCCGGCGCGGTCGAGGCCGGCGGCCCCACGTTCCTCGAGCCATACGCCTGGGTGAACGGCGACGGCCAGGCCACCACGCTGGGCCTGCCGTTCGTCGAGCCCGTCTTCGATCGGGAAGGATCCGAAGACTCGAGCGAACTCCTGGGCGTGCTCGCCGCCGAGTTCAGCCTGCAGGACCTCTCCGACTTCCTACGCACGCTCCGCGTCGGGACGGCGGGCTTCGTGCTGGTGCTCGACGCAAACGGCCGGCTGATCGCCCATTCGCTGCCCACCGGCGACGTGCCCGCGGCGGTGGAAGTCGAAGGCGTGCCCACCGTGCCCGTGGCGGCATCGATGGACGACCCTCGCGTGCGCGAAATGGCAGGCGTGGTCGACGCCGCGCTCTCGGCCGGCGCGGATGGCCGGGCGGTCGTGCCCGTGGAAGGCGAGCCCATGCTCGTGCGCGTCTCGGCCTTCGGCGGCCTGCCCGGGCTCGACTGGCGGATCATCACCGCCGTACCCGAGGCCGAGCTGCTCGCGCCCGTAGCCGCCGCGCGAGCGAGCAGCCACCGCGCCACGCTCATCGCGGTGCTGGCGACCATCCTGCTGGGCCTTGGCGTCGGGCTCGCCGCCACCGTGCCCGTGCGGCGGCTGGTCCGCGAGATCCGCCGCGTCGGCCAGGGCGAGCTCGACGAGCGCGTGCGGCCCGAGCCCAGCAGCGAGCTGCGCCAGATCGCCGAAGCGGTCAACGCCATGGCCGAGGACCTGCGCGACCGCGTCCGCGTGCGCGAGAGCCTGCTCGTGGCGATGGAGGTCCAGAAGAACCTGCTGCCCCAGGAGCCGCCCACCGTCACGGGCCTGGACATCGCCGGCCACAGCACGTACTGCGACGAGACCGGCGGGGATTACTACGACTACCTCGACGTCCAGCCTTTGGCCGGGGGCCAAGGCGACGGACAAGCGCGCGTCGCGCTGGCCATCGGCGACGTCATGGGCCACGGCGTTGCGGCCGCCATGCTGATGGCCACCGCGCGCGGCATCCTGCGCAGCCGCTGCGATGAACCGGCTTCGCTGGGTGAATTGCTCACCCACCTGAACGAGCTGCTCGTCGGCGATACCGGCGGCAAGCGATTCATGACCATGCTCCTGGTCGTCCTCGATGGCGAGACCGGCGAGATGGACTGGGCGTCGGCCGGCCACGATCCGCCCATCGTCTACCTTGCCAAGCAAGACCGCTTCGCCCAGTTCGATGGCGGCGGCATCCCGCTGGGGCTCTTCGCGGGCCAGGCCTACGAGACCGACACCGAGGGGCCGTTCGCCGCCGGCGACGTCGTCGTGCTCTCGACCGACGGACTGTGGGAGGCCCGCACGATCGAAGGTGAGTTCTACGGCAAGGAGCGCCTCGAGCGCGTGATTCGCGAGAACGCCGGCAAGACGGCGGAGAAGATCGCAGCCGCCATCCGCACCGACCACATCGCCGCCTGCGGCGAGGCGTCCCAGGACGACGACATCACCTTCGTCGTGGCGAAGATGGGGCCGTCCGTGCCGGGCGTTACGCGGTAG
- a CDS encoding ABC transporter permease, with product MRDTPGEDRPNLDPPPGPLPERGQAIPPNLPGEITEAANAPVHADAKSVPAMAAPPVERDNPLTRSWAGMLGMGFLAVTLLVCLLGLFWTLNPASPSYPGVSEGSSVARYNAGSAEYGRLPPWWAVGEESALKLNALVPAEAVDQVAAEFSVTEREARQATEGELADAMAEHWVYDGNRVSMILGTDVLGRSLLYRVMTGGGISLGIGLSAALISVFIGTLYGAISGYAGGKTDAAMMRVVDVLFGLPYILLVVLLAVASDAAIDEYVNQQKARTAWTDARELDVLGQNASERDVSTWRAEPFEAGSPLDQLADRLGLQDAVAGVVQAAADAGAAPDETNPDEANPEGAPVLSNGAVLDAMALSARPPRKLGDSTMLFLDLVVLLVAIGGVSWLTMARVIRGQVLSLKSMPYIEAARSAGAPTRRIFFVHLLPNLLGPIIVYATLTVPLAILQESFLSFLGIGVKPPLPSWGNLAADGLNELNPYESLWWLILFPCLLLGATLLALNFVGEGLREAFDPKRGRR from the coding sequence ATGCGCGACACGCCCGGCGAGGACCGACCGAATCTCGACCCACCCCCGGGGCCCCTTCCCGAGAGAGGGCAGGCGATCCCGCCGAACCTGCCCGGCGAGATCACCGAGGCCGCCAACGCGCCCGTGCACGCCGACGCGAAGTCGGTGCCCGCGATGGCGGCGCCACCGGTGGAGCGTGACAACCCCCTCACGCGTTCGTGGGCGGGCATGCTGGGCATGGGTTTCTTGGCCGTCACGCTGCTGGTGTGCCTGCTTGGCCTGTTCTGGACGCTCAACCCGGCGTCACCGAGTTACCCTGGCGTGAGCGAGGGCTCGAGCGTGGCGCGGTACAACGCGGGCAGCGCCGAGTACGGGCGATTGCCGCCGTGGTGGGCCGTGGGCGAAGAGAGTGCGCTCAAGCTCAACGCGCTGGTGCCGGCCGAGGCGGTCGACCAGGTTGCGGCCGAATTCAGCGTGACCGAGCGCGAGGCCCGGCAGGCAACCGAGGGGGAACTGGCCGACGCCATGGCCGAGCACTGGGTCTACGACGGCAACCGCGTGTCGATGATCCTGGGCACCGACGTGCTGGGGCGCAGCCTGTTGTACCGCGTGATGACCGGCGGGGGGATCTCGCTTGGGATCGGCCTGAGCGCCGCCCTCATCAGCGTGTTCATCGGGACCTTGTACGGCGCGATCTCGGGCTACGCGGGCGGCAAGACCGACGCGGCGATGATGCGCGTGGTCGACGTGCTCTTCGGCCTGCCGTACATCCTGCTGGTCGTGCTGCTGGCGGTCGCCAGCGACGCGGCGATCGACGAGTACGTCAACCAGCAGAAGGCGCGCACGGCCTGGACCGATGCGCGCGAGCTGGACGTGCTGGGCCAGAACGCCAGCGAGCGCGACGTCAGCACGTGGCGGGCCGAGCCGTTCGAGGCCGGCTCGCCGCTGGACCAACTGGCGGATCGGCTCGGCCTGCAGGACGCCGTCGCCGGCGTGGTCCAGGCCGCGGCCGACGCGGGGGCGGCTCCAGACGAGACCAATCCAGACGAAGCCAACCCCGAGGGCGCGCCCGTGCTCTCGAACGGCGCCGTGCTGGACGCGATGGCGCTGAGCGCCCGCCCGCCCCGGAAGCTTGGCGACTCGACGATGCTGTTCCTGGACCTGGTCGTGCTGCTGGTGGCCATCGGCGGCGTGAGCTGGCTGACGATGGCGCGCGTCATCCGCGGCCAGGTGCTGAGCCTCAAGAGCATGCCCTACATCGAGGCGGCCCGCTCGGCCGGCGCGCCCACGCGGCGGATCTTCTTCGTGCACCTCTTGCCCAACCTGCTGGGGCCGATCATTGTGTACGCGACGCTGACGGTCCCGCTGGCGATTCTCCAGGAGTCCTTCCTGAGCTTCCTGGGCATCGGTGTGAAGCCCCCGCTGCCCAGCTGGGGCAACCTGGCGGCCGACGGGCTGAACGAGCTGAACCCCTACGAGAGCCTGTGGTGGCTCATCCTCTTCCCGTGCCTGCTGCTGGGCGCGACGCTGCTGGCGCTGAACTTCGTGGGCGAGGGACTGCGCGAGGCGTTCGATCCCAAGCGCGGGCGGCGGTAG
- a CDS encoding N-formylglutamate amidohydrolase gives MRDEPTWAPEVVVLSCEHGGHDVPPAYAYLFKGADDVLASHRGWDIGALGVAQRMACVTSWPLVACTFTRLLVEPNRSPDSGTLFSRYTQGLDDATKAIITRDYYERHRGSVERVVGDAIGAGRRVLHVGVHSCTDELDGRVRELEVSLLFDPDRESEAEICQAWNTELAMLEPAWRLPFNEPYKGTDDGLTTWLRGKFPGDYYAGAEVEVRQGLIAGMNARRHVGDVLVRALSAVLAPSVKPAIG, from the coding sequence GTGCGTGACGAACCCACGTGGGCGCCCGAGGTGGTGGTCCTGTCCTGCGAGCATGGCGGGCACGACGTACCCCCGGCATATGCATACCTGTTCAAGGGGGCCGACGACGTGCTGGCCAGCCACCGCGGGTGGGACATCGGCGCCCTGGGCGTGGCCCAGCGGATGGCGTGCGTCACGAGCTGGCCGCTGGTGGCGTGCACGTTCACACGATTGCTCGTGGAGCCCAACCGCTCGCCCGACTCGGGCACGCTCTTCAGCAGGTACACGCAGGGGCTGGATGACGCGACCAAGGCGATCATCACACGCGACTATTACGAGCGCCACCGCGGCAGCGTCGAACGGGTGGTGGGCGACGCCATTGGCGCGGGCCGGCGGGTGCTGCACGTGGGCGTGCATTCATGCACGGACGAACTCGACGGCCGCGTGCGGGAGCTGGAAGTTTCGCTGCTGTTCGACCCGGATCGCGAAAGCGAGGCCGAGATCTGCCAGGCGTGGAACACCGAGCTTGCGATGCTCGAGCCCGCGTGGCGGCTGCCGTTCAACGAGCCGTACAAGGGCACCGACGACGGGCTGACGACGTGGCTGCGCGGGAAGTTCCCCGGGGACTACTACGCGGGCGCCGAGGTTGAGGTGCGTCAGGGCCTGATCGCCGGCATGAACGCCCGGCGGCACGTGGGCGACGTGCTGGTTCGGGCGCTGTCTGCGGTGCTCGCCCCTTCCGTCAAGCCGGCGATCGGCTGA